In Gadus macrocephalus chromosome 4, ASM3116895v1, the following proteins share a genomic window:
- the purg gene encoding purine-rich element-binding protein gamma, giving the protein MADMCCRAMERGRGRVPSDAMPRPGYPQHYVQQTGTQQPGVDIEELASKRVDIQKKRFYLDVKQSTRGRFLKIAEVWIGRGRHDNIRKSKLTLSMSMAPDLRYCLGDFIEYYARIGLRGALAPLRIEEQNNGQGRQPDAHRRRPEHRASPVSPAGSAASDENAHRVLKSEFIERDNRKYYLDLKENQRGRFLRIRQTVIKGHGTMGYYGQGIEQTIVLPAQGLIEFRDALSQLIEDYGDEDTDDRGKGSKNCGGEESPDLPEAASFRVDNKRFYFDVGSNRYGVFLKISEVRQPYRNTITVPLKAWARFGENFIRYEDEMRRIISCQTEKRTGAEPGEDAEEPAD; this is encoded by the coding sequence ATGGCTGATATGTGCTGTAGAGCGATGGAGCGAGGCAGAGGACGGGTTCCGTCTGACGCTATGCCGCGACCTGGATACCCCCAGCACTATGTGCAGCAGACTGGCACCCAGCAGCCAGGGGTAGACATCGAGGAGCTCGCCTCCAAACGGGTGGACATCCAGAAGAAGAGGTTCTACCTGGATGTGAAGCAGAGCACACGGGGACGCTTTCTGAAGATCGCCGAGGTCTGGATCGGACGCGGACGGCATGATAACATCAGGAAGAGCAAACTAACCCTCTCCATGTCCATGGCTCCCGATCTTCGGTACTGCCTGGGAGATTTCATTGAGTACTACGCTCGCATTGGGCTGAGAGGCGCGCTGGCGCCACTGCGGATCGAGGAGCAGAACAACGGCCAGGGCCGCCAACCTGACGCCCACAGGAGGCGGCCGGAGCACCGAGCATCGCCGGTGTCCCCGGCCGGCTCTGCCGCATCCGATGAGAACGCCCACCGCGTCCTGAAGAGCGAGTTCATCGAGCGGGACAATAGGAAGTACTATCTGGACCTGAAGGAAAACCAGCGGGGCCGGTTCCTCCGCATCAGGCAGACCGTGATCAAGGGCCACGGCACCATGGGCTACTACGGCCAGGGCATAGAGCAGACCATCGTGCTCCCGGCCCAAGGGCTCATCGAGTTCAGGGACGCGCTGTCACAGCTGATCGAGGACTACGGGGACGAGGACACCGACGACCGCGGCAAGGGCTCCAAGAATTGCGGCGGCGAGGAGAGTCCGGACCTGCCGGAGGCGGCGTCCTTCCGCGTGGACAACAAACGGTTCTACTTCGACGTAGGGTCCAACCGATACGGCGTCTTCCTGAAGATCAGCGAGGTCAGGCAGCCGTACAGGAACACCATCACGGTGCCGCTCAAAGCCTGGGCCCGGTTCGGGGAGAACTTCATCCGCTACGAGGACGAGATGAGGCGGATCATCTCGTGTCAGACCGAGAAG